The following proteins are encoded in a genomic region of Candidatus Neomarinimicrobiota bacterium:
- a CDS encoding AbrB/MazE/SpoVT family DNA-binding domain-containing protein yields MSTVEITSMSTKGQVVIPASMRKKLNIRGGSKLIVVQDGESILMKPIERPKREEFDRIIKLADEIMKDSDLTEEDVAEAIKESRAARANRN; encoded by the coding sequence ATGAGTACAGTTGAAATAACAAGTATGTCCACTAAAGGGCAAGTTGTAATTCCTGCAAGTATGCGGAAAAAGTTAAACATAAGAGGTGGATCAAAACTGATAGTTGTTCAAGATGGTGAGAGCATTCTTATGAAGCCAATCGAAAGACCAAAACGTGAGGAATTCGATCGGATTATTAAACTTGCTGATGAAATCATGAAAGATTCTGATCTGACTGAAGAAGATGTTGCAGAAGCAATAAAAGAGTCAAGAGCAGCTCGTGCGAATCGTAATTGA
- a CDS encoding putative toxin-antitoxin system toxin component, PIN family, with product MRIVIDTNVVISGVLFGGNPRKVLDYWKMNSYELICSPEIIDEYEDVLYRMLNKVKNSNSELVEAFLSLLVKSATLIHPHHNTKLSRDPDDDVFVNCALSGRALYIVSGDRDLLDIEEVDGIDIITVREFIEILEK from the coding sequence GTGCGAATCGTAATTGATACAAATGTAGTTATATCGGGTGTTCTCTTTGGGGGGAATCCCAGAAAAGTGCTAGACTATTGGAAGATGAACTCGTATGAGCTTATTTGCAGTCCAGAAATCATTGATGAGTATGAAGATGTCTTATACAGAATGCTCAATAAGGTGAAGAATTCAAATAGCGAGCTTGTTGAAGCGTTTTTAAGTCTACTAGTAAAAAGTGCCACTTTAATTCATCCCCATCACAATACAAAACTATCTAGAGATCCAGATGATGATGTGTTTGTTAATTGTGCCTTAAGTGGACGAGCACTGTACATAGTGAGTGGCGATCGTGATTTGTTGGACATTGAGGAAGTAGATGGGATAGATATTATCACTGTGCGAGAATTTATTGAAATACTGGAAAAATGA